In a genomic window of Sinorhizobium meliloti:
- a CDS encoding O-antigen ligase family protein has product MSETGFTAAHQFRYASQPSRKNLRLAAIERAVVYLAVFLAPYATFRFSELFFTFSDFFFCLSLFLLLITGRIRSRPLEQTTSIWLCAFTLLFIGIMLGSLFHGSPQRGLIVMGQYLFAYLILMVILIREDPREAYRLAAIFLASVILIDIHGIITFYTVGYVPGEGKGVVTGGKRLATVLRNPNLAAAINALTLPILLFFWSSGRLKSYLALPALAIVIVTVVLTSSNSGLFSTALCLAVFIAMISTPRLLLRLALGVAIVVGGAALFGSKEMLPKTFQTRVLGALSSGDISEAGTFLSRAALMEEAMHIISEDQIRLVGLGADQFRERSVQSAPVHNIYLLLWVEGGLLALVGWLMFSGVGMLLALAILKVGGDKRALAAVVTTILVFLVIALFNPHMYARYWTMPILLCFGLGLTQLRGVGPTKAQTP; this is encoded by the coding sequence GTGTCAGAAACCGGTTTTACAGCGGCACATCAATTTCGTTATGCGAGCCAGCCCAGCAGAAAGAACCTTCGCCTTGCGGCGATCGAACGTGCCGTCGTCTATTTGGCCGTTTTCCTGGCGCCGTACGCGACATTCCGGTTTTCCGAACTTTTCTTCACGTTCAGCGATTTCTTCTTTTGCTTGAGCCTGTTCCTTCTTCTGATCACCGGGCGTATCAGGAGCAGACCGCTCGAACAAACGACGTCGATATGGCTTTGCGCTTTCACTCTGTTGTTCATCGGGATCATGCTTGGCAGCCTGTTTCACGGCAGTCCGCAACGCGGGCTGATCGTGATGGGGCAATATCTCTTCGCCTACCTGATCTTGATGGTCATCCTCATTCGTGAGGACCCGAGGGAAGCCTATCGGCTGGCCGCCATCTTTCTGGCCAGCGTCATTCTCATCGATATTCACGGAATCATCACGTTCTATACGGTCGGGTATGTGCCCGGAGAGGGTAAGGGCGTCGTGACCGGCGGGAAGCGCCTCGCTACCGTTTTGCGCAACCCAAACCTTGCCGCGGCGATAAACGCCCTGACGCTGCCGATTCTGCTGTTTTTCTGGTCTTCGGGCCGCCTGAAATCGTACCTCGCTTTGCCCGCTCTCGCGATCGTCATCGTCACGGTCGTCCTGACGAGTTCGAACAGCGGGCTGTTTTCAACGGCGCTTTGCCTTGCCGTCTTCATCGCGATGATTTCGACGCCGCGGCTGCTCTTGCGACTGGCACTTGGAGTGGCCATCGTCGTTGGCGGCGCGGCACTATTCGGCAGTAAGGAGATGCTGCCTAAGACATTCCAGACACGCGTTTTGGGCGCGTTGTCCTCCGGAGACATATCCGAAGCGGGGACGTTCCTCTCCAGAGCCGCGCTGATGGAGGAGGCGATGCATATAATCTCGGAGGATCAGATCCGGCTCGTGGGGCTCGGTGCGGATCAATTCCGTGAGAGAAGCGTTCAAAGCGCCCCGGTTCACAATATCTATCTTCTCCTCTGGGTCGAAGGCGGATTGCTCGCGCTTGTCGGCTGGTTGATGTTTTCGGGCGTCGGCATGCTGCTGGCGCTCGCGATTTTGAAGGTTGGCGGAGACAAACGCGCGCTCGCGGCGGTGGTGACGACAATCCTGGTCTTCTTGGTAATTGCTCTCTTCAATCCGCATATGTATGCGCGATATTGGACCATGCCGATTCTTCTGTGTTTCGGACTGGGCCTTACGCAGCTGAGAGGTGTCGGACCGACCAAGGCTCAAACCCCGTGA
- a CDS encoding glycosyltransferase family 4 protein, whose translation MTSSAAVDLSQAETPSIGSGDQVVVCLPFIGDLVGGSHMSSLGLIRNLPRSRFMPLVVLHDTDGPVADLFRREGIDFVAAPVLNRLKRAAPRNGAAIVNVIRTLPALVRFLRANNASIVHTNDGRTHLIWGLAARVAGSKHLWHHRGDATSFGLRRVAPWLPNRLVAVSKFASPRPGLFSAAGKCSVVHSPFDVTKMAGFERKQARDNVLAAIGCTPETKLLGYVGTLVERKRPILFVEAVAALKRLSPETKVAGLFFGNALNGLDEAAKARAEALGIADRIHFMGFRYPGEPWIAGLDALLVTAVNEPLGRTLVEAMLLGTAVVAADSGGNPEVVEDGRTGMLVRADDPDEFARACLKLFSDAALRDRIVETARGEVRSRFSFERHVHAITSVYEELTGITAMQRSARAG comes from the coding sequence ATGACGTCTTCTGCAGCAGTTGATCTGAGCCAAGCGGAAACGCCCAGCATAGGCAGCGGCGATCAGGTGGTTGTGTGCCTTCCCTTCATTGGAGATCTTGTCGGCGGGAGTCACATGTCCTCGCTGGGCCTGATACGAAATCTCCCAAGATCGCGTTTCATGCCACTGGTCGTGCTGCACGACACCGATGGACCGGTCGCAGATTTGTTTCGCCGTGAGGGCATCGACTTTGTCGCCGCTCCGGTTCTGAACCGCCTGAAGCGGGCGGCTCCGCGCAACGGCGCCGCAATCGTCAATGTTATCCGCACACTGCCCGCGCTCGTCCGATTCCTGCGAGCGAACAATGCCTCGATCGTACACACGAACGATGGCCGCACACACCTCATCTGGGGTCTCGCTGCGCGCGTCGCAGGGTCGAAGCATCTCTGGCATCATCGCGGCGACGCGACTTCGTTCGGTCTGCGCCGTGTCGCGCCATGGCTTCCCAACCGCCTTGTGGCCGTATCGAAATTCGCATCGCCCCGCCCCGGGCTCTTCTCGGCCGCGGGCAAATGCAGTGTCGTGCACAGCCCCTTCGACGTCACGAAGATGGCCGGATTCGAGCGGAAGCAAGCCCGCGACAATGTGCTGGCCGCGATCGGGTGTACGCCCGAGACGAAGCTTCTCGGCTATGTCGGCACCCTGGTGGAGCGTAAGCGACCGATCCTGTTCGTCGAAGCGGTTGCCGCCCTGAAACGGCTTTCGCCTGAGACCAAGGTTGCGGGTCTGTTTTTCGGCAATGCGCTCAACGGCCTTGACGAGGCCGCGAAAGCGCGTGCCGAGGCGCTTGGAATTGCCGATCGCATACACTTCATGGGTTTCCGTTATCCGGGCGAGCCCTGGATCGCCGGACTGGACGCTTTGCTGGTGACGGCCGTCAACGAACCGCTCGGAAGAACCCTCGTCGAAGCGATGCTTCTCGGCACGGCGGTCGTCGCGGCCGACTCGGGCGGAAATCCGGAAGTGGTCGAAGATGGCCGGACCGGCATGCTCGTGCGCGCCGACGATCCGGATGAATTCGCCAGGGCGTGCCTGAAACTGTTCAGCGATGCGGCGCTTCGCGATCGCATCGTGGAAACGGCGCGCGGCGAAGTACGATCCCGTTTCAGCTTCGAGCGTCACGTACATGCGATTACATCGGTCTATGAAGAGCTGACAGGCATCACCGCCATGCAGCGCTCCGCCAGAGCGGGATGA
- a CDS encoding polysaccharide biosynthesis protein, giving the protein MFWAICGAALDIGFRRIRGAVRSVQKYPALYLTDLASVGVALAMALLLRYGVGELSARPETASVLFWSGAQYLAICALVFPLSGLYSRNWKYGSISDLFIILRAVLLTSLLLVTLLFFSTRLTDIPRTVVPMQSLLLIAFLAAARLSFRAEELALRRPGRSKDAQDDNRIPLLLIGASDAADLYLRALARDPNATYTPVACLDRSEDQIGMSLRGVPIAGRIQDFEGVVAELQQQGKQPRHIVFTEAPAAFGEEASDGLLRSAERLGIAVSRLSQMTELKRAKGDNPYELRSIELTDLLERPQAALDREAIGRLVRGRRILITGAGGSIGSELTTQVAACDPAEIVLIDNTEYNLYAIDMTLTESFPQVPRWSYLCSVRRSQRVEEIFERHRPELVFHAAALKHVPMVQMNPCEGVLTNVVGTMNVANAAKKYGTLAMVQVSTDKVVNSTSVMGATKRLAELYCQALDLNGIETGLGPRFMTVRFGNVLGSSGSLIPLFKRQLARGGPLTVTDANMTRFFMTIREAVELTLQASAYGFEKQLGQGEIFVLDMGEPIKIIDIARRMIRLAGFTPDQEIEIKIIGCRPGEKLFEELFDETDKRISSPVPGVLGAVPEPIPLPTLRDAFARLQRYSERGNEASVVAVMRELLPRYEHEADLKTAAASTRTPLRPKSRIRAKAAKSPRGYGAEVRLPGR; this is encoded by the coding sequence ATATTCTGGGCGATCTGCGGAGCCGCCCTCGATATCGGCTTCAGGCGGATAAGGGGAGCGGTCCGCAGCGTTCAAAAATATCCTGCCCTCTATCTCACCGACCTGGCATCGGTCGGCGTCGCGCTCGCGATGGCATTATTGCTGCGCTACGGCGTCGGAGAGCTTTCCGCACGACCGGAGACCGCCTCGGTGCTGTTCTGGTCCGGTGCGCAATACCTCGCTATATGCGCACTCGTTTTCCCCCTCTCGGGCCTTTACAGCCGTAACTGGAAATATGGCTCCATTTCCGACCTCTTCATCATTTTGCGGGCGGTGTTGCTGACCTCCCTGCTGCTCGTCACGCTGCTGTTTTTCTCCACCAGGCTCACCGACATCCCGCGCACCGTCGTTCCGATGCAGTCTCTCCTGCTCATCGCCTTCCTGGCAGCAGCAAGGTTGAGCTTCCGCGCCGAGGAACTCGCGCTGAGGCGGCCCGGGCGCAGCAAGGACGCGCAGGACGACAACCGAATTCCGCTGCTGCTTATCGGTGCGAGCGATGCCGCCGACCTTTATCTTCGCGCTCTCGCACGCGATCCCAACGCGACTTATACGCCCGTCGCATGCCTCGACAGAAGCGAGGATCAGATCGGCATGAGCCTGCGCGGCGTGCCGATCGCCGGCCGTATCCAGGACTTCGAAGGGGTGGTTGCGGAGTTGCAGCAACAGGGCAAGCAACCCCGTCATATCGTCTTCACCGAGGCCCCTGCGGCCTTTGGAGAGGAGGCCTCCGACGGCCTGCTGCGATCCGCCGAAAGGCTGGGCATCGCCGTCTCGCGCCTGTCGCAGATGACGGAGCTGAAGCGGGCCAAGGGCGACAACCCCTACGAGCTGCGCTCGATCGAACTGACCGACCTCCTGGAGCGGCCGCAGGCAGCGCTCGACCGGGAGGCGATCGGTCGCCTCGTTCGCGGGCGCCGGATACTCATCACCGGGGCCGGCGGCTCGATCGGCAGCGAGTTGACGACCCAGGTCGCCGCCTGCGATCCGGCGGAGATCGTCCTGATCGACAACACGGAATACAATCTCTACGCAATCGACATGACGCTCACGGAAAGCTTCCCCCAAGTGCCGCGGTGGAGCTACCTTTGCAGCGTCCGCCGCAGCCAGCGGGTCGAGGAGATATTCGAGCGGCACCGGCCTGAACTCGTCTTTCATGCCGCGGCTCTGAAACACGTGCCCATGGTGCAGATGAATCCTTGCGAGGGCGTGCTCACCAATGTCGTCGGCACCATGAATGTCGCCAACGCCGCCAAGAAATATGGCACGCTCGCGATGGTCCAGGTGTCGACCGACAAGGTCGTCAATTCGACGAGCGTCATGGGCGCGACGAAGCGTCTTGCCGAACTCTACTGCCAGGCGCTCGACCTGAACGGCATCGAAACGGGTCTCGGCCCGCGCTTCATGACGGTCCGCTTCGGCAACGTGCTGGGTTCCAGCGGTTCGCTGATCCCGCTCTTCAAGCGTCAATTGGCCCGGGGCGGCCCGCTGACCGTGACCGATGCGAATATGACGCGGTTCTTCATGACGATCCGCGAAGCGGTTGAACTCACCCTGCAGGCTTCCGCCTATGGCTTTGAAAAGCAGCTGGGCCAGGGCGAAATCTTCGTGCTGGACATGGGCGAGCCGATCAAGATCATCGATATCGCCCGCCGGATGATCCGGCTTGCCGGCTTCACGCCGGACCAGGAGATCGAAATCAAGATCATCGGCTGCCGGCCGGGTGAAAAGCTCTTCGAGGAGCTTTTCGACGAGACCGACAAGCGCATAAGCTCGCCGGTGCCGGGCGTCCTTGGAGCGGTGCCTGAACCCATTCCGCTGCCGACGCTGAGGGACGCGTTCGCGCGCCTGCAGCGCTATTCGGAACGTGGCAACGAGGCCAGCGTCGTGGCGGTCATGCGCGAATTGCTGCCGCGATATGAGCACGAGGCGGATTTAAAAACGGCGGCGGCGAGCACACGCACGCCGTTGCGGCCGAAGAGCCGGATCAGGGCCAAGGCAGCGAAATCACCACGCGGCTACGGCGCGGAGGTCCGCCTGCCCGGAAGGTGA
- a CDS encoding ATP-binding protein has product MDTDCHAMTVSAKKFYSLSSNTFDLVSESAFFARLKMRNGTFKLTQPSRFRELEVAFRPFIAERATFLHDILDVGVSTGLTTVELSKFLESCGAAVHITATDLFVEAHIVEFSPGITVFCDPEGWPLQYDLRGVAVRPWIRRLDYVTLAFAPLLLARVLLQPRLRDRVREGKSRQVQMITRSLPENGKINFVEDDIMSRSQHLAGRFDLVRAANILNTNYFSLDQIRTAIENIHSYLRGPGALVVVTRTNRAQENAGTLFELKEDGSFAALERVGGGSEIEKLLLDFRAS; this is encoded by the coding sequence ATGGATACGGATTGTCACGCCATGACCGTAAGTGCCAAAAAATTTTATTCATTGAGTTCCAACACGTTCGATCTGGTCTCGGAGTCAGCTTTTTTCGCCCGGTTGAAGATGCGTAATGGCACCTTCAAACTGACTCAGCCGTCCCGATTTCGGGAGCTGGAGGTCGCGTTCCGTCCGTTCATCGCCGAGCGCGCTACTTTCCTCCACGACATCCTGGATGTGGGTGTCTCCACCGGACTGACGACGGTGGAACTGTCAAAATTTCTCGAAAGTTGCGGCGCCGCGGTCCACATTACAGCGACCGATCTATTCGTAGAGGCCCACATCGTCGAATTTTCTCCCGGAATCACGGTCTTTTGCGACCCGGAAGGCTGGCCGCTACAATATGATCTGCGCGGCGTCGCTGTTCGGCCCTGGATCAGAAGGCTTGACTACGTGACGCTGGCATTTGCCCCGCTCCTGTTGGCGCGCGTCCTCTTGCAACCGCGCCTTCGCGACCGCGTACGGGAAGGCAAGAGCAGGCAGGTGCAAATGATCACGCGATCATTGCCCGAGAACGGCAAAATAAATTTCGTCGAAGACGATATTATGAGCCGGTCGCAGCACCTTGCCGGTCGGTTCGATCTCGTGAGAGCCGCAAACATTTTGAATACGAACTACTTCTCGCTGGATCAGATCCGGACAGCAATCGAAAACATCCACTCCTATCTCCGCGGTCCGGGCGCCCTGGTCGTGGTGACCCGAACGAACCGCGCGCAGGAAAACGCCGGAACCTTGTTCGAGCTCAAGGAGGATGGTTCTTTCGCCGCGCTGGAACGCGTCGGGGGCGGATCGGAGATCGAAAAGCTTCTGCTGGATTTCCGGGCATCGTGA
- a CDS encoding thrombospondin type 3 repeat-containing protein, whose amino-acid sequence MTVIYQAHDVRAFSFTIARCLMLAGLVCGSWVAFSREALAQAALAEPLSPKLPDGRQRAFPTAEGFGAGSLGGRGGKVIYVVNTNESGQGSLRACIEASGPRICIFRTGGTIVLRERSLVVRHPFLTIAGETAPGGGIAIRNGETQIRPSIEIVTNDVIIRHIRLRPGPHAVKACCSGGLGMYSNSAKDIMLDHISASWGSDETIDSEDASNFTWQWGIASEPLLRGGPGKDKRARNMLFTKGGNVSVHHSLFAFGQFRNPLIKMKIPGAVADVVNNVFFSPKWQYVLSFGDEWARIQANVVGNYKIAGEKLRNDHMVHLFEESGRGHAIYLKDNYDEPYRTGASQDDSLVLAEKQRRFVSAWAFDAPAVRASAPEIAYEEVLTGAGATKPRRDAVDRRITEAVRNRSGRLLVNDPQDVGGWPDLDAGVPYPDSDMDGISDDWEVENGTDPADASDSRQDLDGDGWTNLEAFLHFMAGDTVD is encoded by the coding sequence ATGACGGTAATCTACCAGGCGCATGACGTAAGGGCATTTAGTTTCACAATAGCGCGTTGCCTGATGCTGGCGGGGTTGGTCTGCGGATCATGGGTCGCCTTCTCGCGGGAAGCTCTAGCCCAGGCGGCACTGGCCGAGCCCCTTTCACCCAAGCTTCCAGACGGGAGACAACGTGCCTTTCCCACGGCCGAAGGCTTCGGCGCCGGCTCTCTTGGAGGGCGGGGGGGCAAGGTGATCTATGTCGTCAACACGAACGAGTCGGGGCAGGGCTCCTTGCGTGCGTGCATCGAGGCATCCGGCCCGCGCATTTGTATTTTCCGCACGGGCGGCACCATTGTTCTTCGCGAAAGATCGCTGGTCGTTCGACATCCATTCCTGACGATTGCCGGAGAGACGGCACCGGGCGGCGGGATCGCCATCCGGAACGGCGAGACGCAAATACGCCCTTCAATCGAAATCGTGACCAATGACGTGATCATCAGGCACATTCGTCTTCGCCCCGGTCCGCATGCCGTGAAGGCTTGCTGTTCCGGAGGCCTCGGAATGTATTCCAACTCGGCGAAGGATATTATGCTTGATCATATCTCCGCCAGTTGGGGATCAGACGAGACGATCGATTCGGAAGACGCGAGCAACTTCACCTGGCAGTGGGGTATTGCGAGCGAACCGCTGCTGCGTGGCGGCCCCGGGAAAGACAAGCGTGCGCGCAACATGTTGTTCACGAAAGGCGGCAACGTCTCCGTGCATCACTCTCTCTTCGCTTTCGGCCAGTTCAGAAATCCGCTGATAAAGATGAAAATTCCCGGCGCCGTCGCGGATGTCGTGAACAACGTGTTTTTCTCGCCGAAGTGGCAATATGTCCTGAGCTTCGGCGATGAATGGGCGCGGATCCAGGCCAATGTGGTCGGCAACTACAAGATCGCTGGGGAAAAGCTGCGAAACGACCATATGGTTCATCTCTTCGAAGAAAGCGGACGCGGGCACGCGATTTATCTGAAGGACAATTACGACGAACCCTATCGCACCGGTGCCAGTCAGGATGACAGCCTCGTTTTAGCCGAGAAACAAAGAAGATTCGTTTCAGCCTGGGCATTTGATGCACCCGCGGTCCGCGCCTCTGCACCCGAAATTGCTTACGAGGAGGTCCTGACGGGTGCCGGTGCGACGAAGCCCCGCCGCGACGCCGTCGATCGCCGCATCACCGAGGCGGTCAGGAACCGCAGCGGGCGATTGCTCGTGAACGATCCGCAGGACGTCGGCGGTTGGCCGGACCTCGATGCCGGGGTGCCGTATCCGGACAGCGACATGGACGGTATCTCGGATGACTGGGAGGTCGAAAACGGTACCGACCCGGCAGATGCCAGCGACAGTCGACAAGACTTGGATGGCGACGGATGGACGAATCTCGAAGCATTTCTCCATTTCATGGCGGGCGATACCGTGGACTAG
- a CDS encoding sulfotransferase family protein produces the protein MEGFMMPSQPVRIAYIAGYGRSGSTILDIALGQHAAVVGAGEITSLTRHVWRHNEYCACGNAIRDCSFWSSVRREWSAGQEPGLMEEYCALQQKFEGLSMMTRLLGGMGLGKQFSLYMLHTKRLFSAMQSCSGRQVIVDSSKLPGRAMAVAQIPGIDMRVIHLVRDGRGVAWSLLKGYERDAKSGLQKEIKPKSVFRTALRWSMVNLAVEYLSRKLGSEKVMRVRYEDFASDPVAVMQQIGTFLELDLSQVGTSLQNGEAMGPGHQVAGNRLRMNASIALNKDETWRTRMPTRQQVSFERLGGWMLRRYGYR, from the coding sequence ATGGAAGGCTTCATGATGCCCTCGCAACCAGTTCGCATCGCTTATATCGCAGGTTACGGACGCAGCGGGTCGACCATACTCGACATTGCGCTGGGACAGCATGCTGCTGTGGTGGGGGCCGGAGAGATAACGTCGCTCACACGTCACGTCTGGCGTCACAACGAATATTGTGCGTGCGGCAATGCAATTCGCGACTGCTCCTTCTGGAGTTCAGTCCGCCGGGAGTGGTCCGCCGGCCAGGAACCCGGACTAATGGAGGAGTATTGCGCCCTTCAGCAAAAGTTCGAAGGGCTTTCGATGATGACGAGATTGCTCGGCGGCATGGGTCTCGGAAAACAATTTTCTCTTTATATGCTTCATACGAAGCGCCTGTTCAGCGCAATGCAGTCATGCTCGGGCCGGCAGGTGATCGTCGATTCCTCGAAGCTGCCGGGGAGGGCGATGGCCGTTGCACAGATACCCGGGATCGACATGCGGGTCATTCATCTGGTGCGTGACGGGCGCGGTGTAGCCTGGTCGTTGCTGAAGGGTTACGAGCGCGATGCCAAATCGGGCTTACAGAAGGAAATCAAGCCGAAATCAGTATTCAGGACAGCCTTGCGCTGGAGCATGGTCAATCTTGCGGTCGAATATCTCTCGCGAAAATTGGGCTCTGAAAAGGTCATGCGTGTCAGATACGAGGATTTCGCGTCTGACCCTGTTGCCGTTATGCAGCAAATCGGGACGTTCCTCGAGCTTGACCTCAGTCAGGTGGGTACATCGCTGCAGAATGGCGAGGCCATGGGGCCGGGACATCAGGTGGCAGGCAATCGGCTGCGCATGAACGCGTCGATCGCGCTCAACAAGGATGAAACGTGGCGAACACGGATGCCGACCCGTCAGCAGGTTTCGTTCGAGCGGCTGGGCGGCTGGATGCTTCGACGCTACGGCTATCGTTGA
- a CDS encoding GumC family protein: MTTFVPDGSLSARAHHRETIEFAAQQSGTTVGLFDLWAVVKRRFWFLASIIVGCTLLSAIVSFSLPKTYTASSEVVLERKDVRPFATDAALTSIDRDRSAAETEMDVLQSRKFAGRIVDRLNLIGDPSFNPYAPGGDKSDDQGLVDDIKEFIGIRRSSTSDRVVPDVRAQRDHAISALLSQFEVSRTGESLAVRLVVTNQDPKLAQQIANTIATLYVEASLEFKQDERVADKERALNTGGAVAFLRQSMTQPLLITLRNEEARLLQSKAELAAKYGKNHPQMIDADSQIAGIRSMIEDEVQRILSDLEAESLKPSARIVSTAELPSSPSFPKPGLIIPAAFAGSTLLACVLALLLETTDTRVRSGQRAAQLLRIPNLGYIPKVPKHLTSPGAKRSSCIPDWSNFTSAEAERAVYMAGRYSDAKQLRRIVMVTSCVHDVANASTAWGIATAAAADGRPTAFVNLDFNRHNVPYLKSMERSPEPIERYLRNQAVIGEIVQSVPTLPGFGFIDATHVMTEPFRSLDSDKLCELIMDLKQSGYDFIVLHAPPVLASGDASWLAPFVDGVILIANWGKTTEEHLLEAATQLRMNHAHLIGTVINQVNPETHRRHRYGGFVITSKRIPAGRWHRVRGNGAFPERADTDVNTLHAPAARPSITRPSNVA; the protein is encoded by the coding sequence ATGACGACATTCGTTCCCGATGGCAGCCTATCTGCCCGCGCTCATCACCGAGAAACCATCGAGTTTGCCGCTCAGCAGAGTGGGACTACAGTCGGCCTCTTCGATCTCTGGGCCGTGGTAAAGAGGCGATTCTGGTTTCTTGCGTCAATCATCGTCGGTTGCACCTTGCTGTCTGCAATTGTTTCTTTTTCGCTCCCCAAAACCTATACCGCCAGCTCGGAGGTGGTGCTGGAGCGCAAAGATGTCCGGCCATTTGCCACCGATGCAGCTTTGACGTCCATCGACCGCGACCGCTCGGCCGCGGAAACCGAAATGGACGTGTTGCAGTCGCGGAAGTTCGCCGGCCGCATCGTGGACCGGTTGAACCTCATCGGTGATCCTAGCTTCAATCCATATGCGCCGGGCGGGGACAAGTCGGACGACCAGGGCCTTGTGGACGACATCAAGGAATTCATCGGTATTCGCAGGTCTTCGACTTCCGATCGAGTAGTACCGGATGTGAGGGCGCAACGGGATCACGCGATCTCAGCGCTGCTGTCCCAGTTCGAGGTGAGCCGAACCGGCGAAAGCCTCGCCGTACGGCTTGTCGTAACCAATCAGGATCCGAAACTCGCCCAGCAAATCGCAAACACGATCGCCACCCTCTATGTCGAAGCCTCGCTCGAATTCAAACAGGACGAGCGGGTCGCGGACAAGGAACGCGCGCTTAACACCGGCGGTGCAGTGGCTTTCCTTCGACAGAGCATGACACAGCCGCTTTTGATTACGCTGCGGAACGAAGAGGCCCGGTTGCTGCAGAGCAAGGCCGAACTCGCTGCCAAATACGGCAAGAATCATCCTCAGATGATCGATGCGGATTCGCAGATAGCAGGCATTCGAAGCATGATCGAGGATGAGGTCCAGCGAATCCTGTCCGATCTCGAAGCCGAGTCCCTGAAACCCAGCGCACGAATCGTATCGACAGCGGAACTCCCCAGTTCACCGTCGTTTCCCAAGCCAGGCCTTATCATTCCGGCGGCATTCGCCGGTTCCACGCTGTTGGCCTGCGTGCTCGCGCTCCTGCTGGAAACAACCGACACCCGTGTCCGTAGCGGACAACGCGCCGCGCAACTGCTGCGGATCCCGAATCTTGGCTACATACCGAAGGTCCCGAAGCATCTGACCTCTCCGGGCGCCAAGCGATCCTCTTGCATTCCGGACTGGAGCAATTTCACGTCCGCCGAAGCGGAGCGGGCGGTTTATATGGCCGGTCGCTATTCCGACGCGAAGCAACTGCGCCGCATAGTGATGGTCACCTCCTGCGTCCACGACGTCGCAAACGCGTCGACAGCTTGGGGAATCGCAACAGCCGCAGCAGCGGACGGCCGCCCTACCGCCTTCGTGAATCTCGACTTCAATCGCCACAACGTTCCCTATCTGAAAAGCATGGAACGTTCACCGGAACCGATCGAACGTTATCTCCGAAATCAAGCGGTGATAGGCGAGATCGTCCAGTCCGTTCCGACCTTGCCCGGTTTCGGGTTCATCGACGCGACGCACGTGATGACGGAGCCATTCAGATCGCTGGACTCCGACAAGCTCTGCGAACTCATCATGGATCTTAAGCAAAGCGGATACGACTTCATCGTGCTGCATGCTCCGCCGGTGCTCGCCTCCGGCGATGCAAGTTGGCTGGCGCCCTTTGTCGATGGCGTGATCCTCATAGCCAATTGGGGCAAAACGACTGAAGAGCATCTGCTGGAAGCTGCTACGCAGCTCCGGATGAACCATGCGCATCTGATCGGCACTGTGATCAATCAGGTCAATCCGGAAACCCACAGGCGCCACCGCTATGGGGGTTTCGTCATCACGTCCAAGCGCATCCCGGCCGGCCGCTGGCATCGCGTCCGAGGCAATGGGGCATTCCCCGAACGGGCGGACACGGACGTCAACACGCTTCATGCTCCCGCGGCGAGACCTTCGATCACGCGCCCGTCGAATGTCGCTTAG
- a CDS encoding methionyl-tRNA formyltransferase produces the protein MRIVFIGAVESSKIALEALIRAKRTPVLVITLPPEAAGRHSDFVDLREIGRAAGSAIHYTTDINSQATLEAVAAAAPDLSLVIGWSQVCRRPFRDVARAGTVGFHPAALPRLRGRGVIPWTILRGEERTGSTLFWLDDGIDSGPILLQRQFPVAPDETARSLYTRHTENLAEMVVVAAAQVEAGNAARIGQNEAEASYCAKRTAEDGRIDWHDPAASILRLIRAVGDPYPGAFTFYKGQKIRIDTATPVENSRQYIGLRGQIQAHTERGFIVLCGDGECIEVHAWKWISDRRPPVHGKLGGSEPVQASGQNT, from the coding sequence ATGCGAATCGTATTCATCGGCGCCGTCGAGAGTTCCAAGATTGCTTTGGAAGCGCTGATAAGGGCAAAGCGCACACCGGTGCTCGTAATAACGCTGCCGCCCGAAGCGGCGGGGCGCCATTCCGATTTTGTGGACCTCAGGGAGATCGGGCGGGCGGCCGGAAGCGCGATCCATTACACGACAGACATAAATTCCCAGGCGACGCTGGAGGCCGTTGCAGCGGCCGCCCCGGATCTCTCGCTCGTTATCGGCTGGTCGCAGGTCTGCCGGCGCCCGTTCAGGGATGTGGCGCGCGCGGGCACCGTCGGTTTTCACCCGGCAGCCTTGCCGCGTCTGCGGGGCCGCGGCGTCATCCCTTGGACCATCCTCCGGGGTGAGGAACGAACGGGCTCGACCCTTTTCTGGCTGGACGACGGCATCGACTCGGGACCGATCCTGTTACAGCGGCAATTTCCCGTCGCCCCGGACGAAACAGCGCGCAGTCTTTATACAAGGCACACCGAAAACCTGGCTGAGATGGTCGTCGTGGCGGCGGCACAGGTGGAAGCGGGAAACGCGGCCCGGATCGGGCAGAACGAAGCGGAGGCAAGCTATTGCGCGAAGCGCACCGCGGAGGACGGCCGGATCGATTGGCATGACCCGGCCGCATCCATCTTGCGGCTGATCCGCGCGGTCGGAGATCCCTATCCGGGCGCCTTTACATTCTACAAAGGCCAGAAAATACGCATCGATACGGCAACCCCGGTCGAGAACTCCAGGCAATATATCGGCCTGAGGGGGCAGATTCAGGCGCATACGGAGCGAGGGTTCATCGTGCTTTGCGGCGACGGGGAATGCATCGAGGTGCACGCATGGAAATGGATCTCGGACAGGCGGCCCCCGGTTCACGGCAAGCTCGGTGGGTCGGAGCCGGTCCAGGCTTCTGGGCAAAATACATAA